One Chitinivibrionales bacterium genomic region harbors:
- a CDS encoding two-component regulator propeller domain-containing protein, with product MKTFGTLLLLPVFAALLSCGTEPMRCGTETGNGTAGRVVGLTGKPVAGARVTLVPAGYNELEPPPGSFMLCSGQTDSMGRYLFVNVLAGRYNLFADSGANKAYRDSIYISGNPGDTIGKIALEKCGSIAGTALYSSGRSLENGYIVLEGSRIYAPVSASDGSFFFQDLAPGAYLAKAVTRSNGYFDIPVTLTIGEGQSDTLRNPFLLISSSVTALASDTSGVWIGTTNGLACLSNGAWRAYGLYDGLSSSRINCINVDKSGTIWIGTSLRLARIRNDSLTENLTSLSYPPITDITALASDSTGNLWFGTPQGLFLYGKAGVNQITSNDALIAGGLGSSQNELTAVTAILCLQQEIMVGTMHGMYWRDSANVWNTIDELNDFAVSSMVGSGKDSVWIGTNQGLRLWNRTSKTLSAPSDSMQAGAITCLAASGGDSLYAGGANGLFLYCESRFVNIDLGASGSNISAIAIDSRGVLWVGTNEGIVRIENGQTEIIR from the coding sequence ATGAAAACATTCGGAACGTTACTCCTATTGCCGGTGTTCGCTGCGCTGCTTTCCTGCGGCACCGAGCCCATGCGGTGCGGCACCGAAACGGGAAACGGAACCGCGGGCCGGGTCGTGGGCCTTACCGGAAAACCCGTGGCGGGCGCAAGGGTCACGCTCGTGCCGGCCGGTTACAACGAGCTCGAGCCCCCGCCGGGATCGTTCATGCTGTGCAGCGGACAGACCGACAGCATGGGCAGATACCTTTTTGTCAATGTGCTTGCGGGCCGGTACAACCTGTTCGCCGACAGCGGCGCAAACAAGGCCTATCGCGATTCAATTTACATTTCCGGAAACCCCGGCGACACCATCGGGAAGATAGCGCTTGAAAAGTGCGGCTCGATCGCGGGCACCGCGCTGTATTCATCGGGCAGGAGCCTGGAAAACGGGTACATCGTACTTGAGGGAAGCCGCATCTACGCGCCGGTCAGCGCTTCCGACGGCTCCTTTTTCTTTCAGGACCTTGCGCCCGGAGCATACCTTGCAAAGGCGGTGACCCGGTCAAACGGCTATTTTGACATTCCGGTAACCCTCACCATCGGCGAAGGGCAGTCGGACACGCTTCGAAATCCGTTCCTGTTAATCAGCAGCTCCGTGACGGCGCTTGCCTCCGATACGTCCGGCGTGTGGATCGGGACCACAAACGGCCTTGCATGCCTGAGCAATGGAGCCTGGCGCGCCTACGGCCTGTATGACGGATTGTCGAGCAGCCGCATCAATTGCATAAACGTTGACAAAAGCGGCACCATATGGATCGGTACTTCGTTGCGGCTGGCACGCATCAGAAATGACAGCCTGACGGAAAATCTTACGTCTTTGAGTTATCCCCCCATCACGGATATTACCGCGCTTGCGTCCGACTCGACAGGGAACCTGTGGTTCGGCACTCCGCAGGGATTGTTCCTTTATGGTAAAGCGGGCGTCAACCAAATCACCAGCAATGATGCCCTTATAGCAGGCGGCTTGGGATCTTCTCAAAACGAATTAACCGCGGTTACAGCAATTTTATGCCTGCAGCAGGAGATCATGGTGGGAACCATGCACGGCATGTACTGGCGCGACAGCGCGAATGTCTGGAACACGATTGATGAACTCAATGACTTTGCAGTGTCATCGATGGTAGGCAGCGGAAAAGATTCCGTCTGGATCGGAACGAACCAGGGATTGCGTTTGTGGAACAGGACCAGCAAGACGCTTTCTGCGCCGTCCGACAGCATGCAGGCCGGTGCGATTACCTGCCTTGCCGCATCCGGCGGCGATTCCCTTTATGCCGGCGGAGCGAACGGTCTTTTTCTCTATTGTGAATCACGGTTTGTCAATATTGACCTTGGCGCGAGTGGCTCAAATATAAGCGCGATTGCGATTGATTCCAGAGGCGTTCTCTGGGTCGGCACAAATGAGGGAATAGTGCGGATCGAGAATGGACAGACAGAGATAATTCGA
- a CDS encoding TIGR02147 family protein has protein sequence MKSVFAYLSFREFLRDGYKARKAVNAAFSYRFIARRLGINASTFVRILQGKRNLTLKMVAPVAEVFKLGKRETAYFGLLVSLEQAGSDQEKKLYFEKAVSFNKSEVITLLADRYALFESWKYIAIRELLSHYRFCGDYGALGRMCAPPITPGEAQRAVALLARLGMIRKDGKGCYLPTDKFVTVGENWRSIAIANYQKSTIALAGEAIERFPSDERDISTCTVSLSQKGLALVKDKVRTLRKEILEVENMDPECDRVFQVNFQIFPLSKSTRGAQR, from the coding sequence GTGAAATCAGTTTTCGCATACCTTTCGTTCCGCGAATTCCTCCGCGACGGTTATAAGGCGCGGAAGGCGGTGAATGCGGCCTTCTCCTACCGGTTCATCGCGCGACGGCTTGGGATCAATGCCAGCACCTTTGTCCGCATCCTTCAGGGAAAGCGGAATCTCACCTTAAAAATGGTCGCGCCGGTCGCGGAGGTGTTCAAGCTTGGCAAGCGGGAAACCGCGTATTTTGGCCTGCTCGTAAGCCTCGAACAGGCCGGGAGCGACCAGGAAAAAAAACTTTATTTTGAAAAGGCGGTTTCGTTCAACAAGTCCGAGGTGATCACCCTGCTCGCGGACCGTTACGCGCTGTTCGAATCGTGGAAGTACATTGCAATACGGGAATTGCTGAGCCATTACCGATTCTGCGGCGATTACGGCGCGCTCGGCCGCATGTGCGCCCCGCCGATCACGCCGGGGGAGGCGCAGCGCGCGGTCGCGCTGCTTGCCCGGCTCGGTATGATCCGTAAAGACGGGAAAGGGTGCTATCTGCCCACCGACAAGTTCGTGACGGTCGGCGAAAACTGGCGGTCCATCGCCATCGCGAATTATCAGAAGTCAACCATCGCGCTCGCCGGCGAGGCGATCGAACGGTTTCCTTCCGACGAACGAGACATCTCCACCTGCACGGTGAGCCTCTCGCAGAAAGGACTCGCCCTTGTCAAGGACAAGGTCAGGACGCTGAGAAAGGAGATATTGGAGGTGGAGAACATGGACCCTGAATGCGACCGCGTGTTTCAGGTAAATTTCCAGATATTCCCGTTGAGCAAATCCACGCGCGGGGCGCAGCGATGA
- a CDS encoding 1,4-alpha-glucan branching protein domain-containing protein, protein MNAAAPIHEPKGHLCLVLHAHLPFVRHQECDYILEENWLFEAITETYLPLLAVFEKLAADGVPFKITMTMTPPLTTMLTDGLLQQRYVRHLDRLIELAGKECVRTKSEPAFHAVAQMYLDKFTACRRMFVDASGCDIVKNFKALQDQGVLEIITCGATHGFLPTMQFNPNAVRTQVQVAVESYRETFGRKPVGMWLPECGYYNGLEKFLEEAGILYFFCDAHGILFGEPRPKYGVFAPVFCKGTHVAAFGRDIESSKSVWSSKEGYPGDFDYREFYRDIGFDLDIDYIRPYIDPIGTRINTGIKYFRITGKNDRKEPYDRQAALAKAAEHAGNFMFNREKQVEYLASIMDRPPLIVAPYDAELFGHWWYEGPEWLDFLVRKIAYDQSTVALCTASDYLTANPRNQLCSPSFSSWGYKGYSEVWLEGSNDWLYRHLHKMEERMVEVARAHTDPDAVLHRALNQMARELLLAQSSDWAFIMKTGTMVQYAVRRSKEHIANFNRLYDDIQKERIDENFLSLLESHNNIFPHINYRVYA, encoded by the coding sequence ATGAACGCCGCCGCACCCATTCATGAGCCGAAAGGCCACCTCTGCCTCGTCCTGCACGCGCACCTTCCCTTTGTGCGTCACCAGGAATGCGACTACATCCTTGAGGAAAACTGGCTGTTCGAGGCGATCACCGAAACCTATCTTCCGCTCCTCGCGGTGTTCGAAAAGCTTGCCGCCGACGGCGTGCCCTTCAAGATCACCATGACCATGACCCCGCCGCTCACCACGATGCTCACCGATGGCCTGTTGCAGCAGCGCTACGTGCGGCACCTCGACCGGCTCATCGAGCTTGCCGGCAAGGAGTGCGTCCGCACCAAAAGCGAGCCCGCGTTCCACGCCGTGGCGCAGATGTATCTTGACAAATTCACCGCCTGCCGGCGCATGTTCGTGGACGCCAGCGGCTGCGACATCGTCAAGAATTTCAAGGCGCTCCAGGATCAGGGCGTGCTCGAGATCATCACCTGCGGCGCGACCCACGGGTTCCTTCCGACCATGCAGTTCAACCCCAACGCGGTGCGGACCCAGGTGCAGGTGGCGGTCGAGTCGTACCGCGAGACGTTCGGCAGGAAGCCCGTGGGCATGTGGCTGCCCGAGTGCGGGTACTACAACGGGCTCGAGAAATTCCTCGAGGAGGCGGGCATCCTCTATTTCTTCTGCGACGCGCACGGCATCCTGTTCGGCGAGCCGAGGCCCAAATACGGCGTGTTCGCGCCGGTGTTCTGCAAGGGCACGCACGTGGCCGCGTTCGGCAGGGACATCGAGTCGTCGAAATCGGTGTGGAGCTCCAAGGAGGGCTATCCCGGCGATTTTGACTACCGAGAATTCTACCGCGACATCGGCTTTGACCTCGACATCGATTACATCAGGCCCTACATCGACCCCATCGGCACGCGCATCAACACCGGCATCAAATACTTCCGGATCACGGGCAAGAACGACCGCAAGGAGCCCTACGATCGCCAGGCCGCGCTGGCGAAGGCCGCCGAGCACGCGGGCAATTTCATGTTCAACCGGGAGAAGCAGGTGGAATACCTCGCCTCCATCATGGACCGGCCGCCCCTCATCGTCGCGCCATACGACGCGGAGCTGTTCGGCCACTGGTGGTACGAAGGGCCCGAATGGCTCGATTTCCTCGTGCGCAAGATCGCCTACGACCAGAGCACCGTCGCATTGTGCACTGCGTCGGACTACCTCACCGCCAACCCGCGCAACCAGCTCTGCAGCCCCTCGTTCTCGAGCTGGGGCTACAAGGGCTATTCGGAGGTGTGGCTCGAGGGCAGCAACGACTGGCTCTACCGGCACCTTCACAAAATGGAAGAACGGATGGTGGAGGTGGCGCGCGCGCACACCGACCCGGACGCCGTGCTCCACCGCGCGCTCAACCAGATGGCGCGCGAGCTCCTGCTCGCGCAGTCGAGCGACTGGGCGTTCATCATGAAGACCGGCACCATGGTGCAATACGCGGTGCGGCGCTCAAAGGAGCACATCGCGAACTTCAACCGGCTGTACGACGACATCCAGAAAGAGCGCATCGACGAGAATTTTCTTTCGCTTCTCGAATCGCACAATAATATATTTCCTCATATAAATTACCGCGTGTATGCCTGA
- a CDS encoding DUF4912 domain-containing protein, with protein sequence MPIKTKKATDKKKKNRVMHRASPRTAPRAAAKKRAAARPVKNGRPDIVASAPASISKKAGRPASTNIVKSQTAIEKPASPKKTTDGVGKTSAPVFSIGREPPMGPKYFFSTEIPGTYNETYMRALPRDQQWVFAYWEVSGETIELMRRHVGADVYSKSTWVLRVLDVSDIFYDGTNAWRQMDIELAPYASSWYVKVWEAGRTYMLQCGIVTPEKKFYSAVNSNAVQVPRAGVSSVLDEEWSTACTDELIRLGLRRGFGSSENSSRVSSGGPAGGSGSGSGSLE encoded by the coding sequence ATGCCGATAAAAACAAAAAAAGCGACGGACAAGAAGAAAAAAAACCGCGTTATGCACAGGGCTTCTCCTCGCACCGCTCCGCGTGCGGCCGCTAAAAAACGCGCCGCAGCGCGGCCCGTAAAAAACGGACGGCCGGATATTGTTGCGTCCGCTCCTGCGTCAATCAGTAAAAAAGCGGGCCGGCCCGCATCAACGAATATCGTGAAGTCCCAAACAGCAATTGAAAAGCCCGCTTCCCCGAAAAAAACAACTGACGGCGTTGGAAAAACATCGGCGCCGGTTTTTTCTATTGGCCGGGAACCGCCCATGGGGCCGAAATACTTTTTCTCCACCGAGATCCCCGGCACCTACAACGAAACCTACATGCGTGCGCTGCCGCGCGACCAGCAGTGGGTCTTTGCCTACTGGGAAGTCTCGGGCGAGACCATCGAACTCATGCGGCGGCACGTGGGCGCCGACGTATACAGCAAATCCACGTGGGTGCTCCGTGTGCTTGACGTGAGCGACATCTTCTACGACGGCACCAACGCGTGGCGCCAGATGGACATCGAGCTTGCGCCCTACGCCTCGAGCTGGTACGTCAAGGTGTGGGAGGCCGGCCGCACCTACATGCTCCAGTGCGGCATCGTGACGCCGGAAAAAAAGTTCTACAGCGCGGTCAATTCCAACGCGGTGCAGGTGCCGCGCGCCGGCGTGTCTTCGGTGCTCGACGAGGAATGGAGCACCGCCTGCACCGACGAGCTGATCCGGCTGGGCCTCAGGCGCGGGTTCGGATCGAGCGAAAATTCCTCACGGGTATCATCCGGCGGCCCCGCCGGCGGATCGGGTTCCGGTTCGGGTTCGCTTGAGTGA
- a CDS encoding diguanylate cyclase, whose protein sequence is MSTLVKRPDECDALVVDDEKVICDLMETTLKAVCRVTTCGNGRDALELIKSRSFDIVIADVKLPDLSGLDVLREARGKDEYTELLVVTGHDSVETAAEAVTVGVSSYLLKPLSLDDLRYQVEKSIANRLFHLKSVMLLRQTNHIEPDVKVHVNDVTSLFLFSHRLMLSLEIPEVMRTVLYEVNRRTGSLFSAVGVRCCGISELFAMPGACPADSGAIRKAIIDNWDKAFPFLDVAAFARGALHLSILGGRRGTAAFPEKAAPFVLPLTVMGNHIGALAVFGKKGYSPAPDEHQFLHVFTSFISSVIEHSYLDMHSKLLARTDGLTAIANHRSFHEILGREIARADRSGAVFGLIFMDIDDFKKINDAHGHLVGDAVLRHLVSRVLDMIRRADVFARYGGEEFALILPDTGAEGAAILGRRLCKEISAVPYDHPRKNIPYTVSLGLSMYNGKNPKPKDQLIGEADKAMYQSKADGKNRLTVS, encoded by the coding sequence ATGAGCACGCTGGTTAAACGGCCGGACGAGTGCGACGCTCTTGTCGTTGACGATGAAAAAGTCATCTGCGACCTGATGGAAACGACACTCAAGGCGGTCTGCCGCGTCACCACCTGCGGCAACGGCCGCGACGCACTCGAGCTCATCAAATCACGCAGCTTCGACATCGTAATCGCGGACGTCAAGCTGCCCGACCTTTCCGGACTCGACGTATTGCGCGAGGCGCGCGGGAAGGACGAATACACCGAACTCCTGGTCGTCACGGGTCATGATTCCGTCGAGACCGCAGCCGAGGCCGTGACCGTAGGCGTTTCATCGTACCTTCTCAAGCCGCTGTCGCTCGACGATCTCCGCTACCAGGTTGAAAAGTCCATCGCCAACCGGCTTTTCCACCTTAAAAGCGTCATGCTCCTGCGGCAGACAAACCATATCGAACCCGACGTCAAAGTGCATGTCAACGATGTCACCTCGCTGTTCCTTTTTTCACACCGGCTGATGCTCTCGCTCGAAATCCCCGAGGTGATGCGGACGGTCCTTTATGAGGTGAACCGGCGCACCGGCTCGCTCTTCAGTGCCGTCGGGGTCCGTTGCTGCGGCATCAGCGAGCTGTTCGCCATGCCGGGCGCATGCCCGGCGGACTCCGGCGCCATCAGGAAGGCAATTATTGACAACTGGGACAAGGCATTCCCCTTCCTTGACGTTGCCGCGTTCGCCAGGGGCGCGCTCCACCTCTCAATCCTCGGCGGCAGGCGCGGCACCGCCGCTTTTCCGGAAAAAGCAGCCCCGTTCGTACTGCCGCTCACCGTCATGGGCAACCATATCGGCGCGCTCGCCGTTTTCGGTAAAAAGGGATATTCTCCCGCGCCCGACGAGCACCAGTTTCTCCACGTGTTCACGTCGTTCATCTCCTCGGTCATCGAGCATTCGTACCTCGACATGCATTCCAAGCTGCTGGCGCGCACCGACGGGCTCACCGCCATCGCCAATCACCGCTCGTTCCACGAAATCCTCGGCCGGGAGATCGCCCGGGCCGACCGGAGCGGCGCCGTGTTCGGCCTCATCTTCATGGACATCGACGATTTCAAGAAAATCAATGATGCGCACGGCCACCTGGTGGGCGACGCGGTGCTCAGGCACCTGGTCTCACGCGTGCTTGACATGATCCGGCGCGCCGACGTCTTTGCGCGGTACGGCGGCGAGGAATTCGCGCTCATCCTGCCAGACACCGGGGCCGAGGGCGCCGCGATCCTGGGACGGCGGCTGTGCAAGGAAATCTCGGCGGTGCCGTACGACCATCCCCGGAAAAATATCCCCTACACGGTCAGCCTGGGCCTCTCCATGTACAACGGAAAAAATCCCAAGCCCAAAGACCAGCTCATCGGCGAAGCGGACAAGGCGATGTACCAGTCGAAGGCCGACGGCAAGAACCGATTAACGGTGAGCTGA